A region of Chloroflexota bacterium DNA encodes the following proteins:
- a CDS encoding SPFH domain-containing protein, with protein MARRIFDVIEYPDEMRNEIVHRFPESGPGDFQMGSQVIVRESQNAVFFRDGRALDTFGPGRHTITTANIPFVRDWVGKLFNERSPFTAEVYYVAVREFADQKWGTPQPIIVKNPGVGLGIALLQAFGSYSFQVSNPQQFVAQIVGAQGAYTTADIQGRFRSMILSKLQDLLGELGTKQGKSVLDIIGLTEEIGAGVRAKAQDDFKAIGITLKSFYVENIKPSSKSAEELRAMGMLDMQTYMQLQAADAMRDAAKNPGGGAGLTAGIGAGIGIGNIMGQAFQGGMQPPAPAGGAAPVAPAAPSGGPAPDVMNPTQAASYLQVSEADVMKLISDGQIKAKQIGSQYKISKKVLDDFLAS; from the coding sequence ATGGCTCGTCGTATTTTTGATGTGATTGAATATCCCGATGAGATGCGCAACGAGATTGTGCATCGCTTTCCCGAGTCTGGCCCCGGCGATTTTCAGATGGGCTCGCAGGTGATCGTGCGCGAGAGCCAGAACGCGGTCTTCTTCCGCGATGGCCGGGCGCTCGACACCTTTGGCCCCGGGCGGCACACCATCACCACCGCCAACATCCCGTTCGTTCGCGACTGGGTGGGCAAGCTGTTCAACGAGCGCTCGCCGTTCACCGCCGAAGTGTATTACGTGGCCGTGCGCGAGTTTGCCGACCAGAAGTGGGGCACGCCGCAACCCATCATCGTGAAGAATCCGGGCGTGGGTTTGGGCATTGCGCTTCTGCAAGCGTTCGGCTCCTATTCGTTTCAAGTGAGCAACCCGCAACAGTTCGTGGCTCAAATCGTCGGCGCGCAGGGCGCTTACACCACTGCCGACATTCAAGGCCGCTTCCGCTCGATGATCCTCTCCAAGCTTCAAGACCTGCTCGGCGAGCTTGGCACCAAGCAGGGCAAGTCGGTGCTCGACATCATCGGCCTCACTGAAGAGATCGGCGCGGGCGTGCGGGCCAAAGCCCAGGACGACTTCAAGGCCATCGGCATCACCCTCAAGTCGTTCTACGTCGAGAACATCAAGCCTTCGTCGAAGTCGGCGGAAGAATTGCGGGCGATGGGCATGCTCGACATGCAGACTTACATGCAATTGCAGGCGGCGGATGCTATGCGCGACGCGGCCAAGAATCCGGGCGGTGGCGCGGGCCTCACTGCCGGCATCGGCGCCGGTATTGGCATTGGCAACATCATGGGCCAGGCCTTCCAGGGCGGGATGCAACCGCCCGCGCCGGCGGGCGGAGCGGCCCCGGTGGCCCCAGCCGCGCCGAGCGGCGGCCCGGCCCCCGATGTGATGAACCCGACCCAGGCCGCATCCTATCTACAAGTCTCTGAAGCCGACGTGATGAAGTTAATCAGCGACGGCCAGATCAAGGCCAAGCAGATCGGCAGTCAGTACAAGATTTCCAAGAAGGTGCTGGACGACTTCCTGGCCTCTTGA
- a CDS encoding DUF2207 domain-containing protein, with the protein MRKTLSLLIVYLLLLGLATSADTALAQTKSVTWQRFDVDIAVQPNGDLHVVETQAIEFNGGPFTSGFAVIPLKNTDGITDIAVSEPGQAYLNTSSNSDYTYAVSGGGSELNVDWFFPPTSNVTRTFELAYTVHGAIRRYDSGDILQYKAISEQFEFQALSSTVTVHLPPGGEVVTDPESLGALMAWETSPDSLTVTYASAGTIQPYESVEIGVAFKHGAVNGPQPSWQAEFDRQATYEDTVKPLLNLGLVALGLVLLLALPGGLYLIWYLFGRDPNPGLVPEYITEPPSDLPPGLVGTLVDETADMRDLTATLIDFARRGLVTMEAQETAGAFGTSASSFTLKKSGEPDKLRGYEKTLYDAVFATQNERALNQMPESFFAKLPFINSSLYAETVKEGLFKANPDSVRGNYIVGGVVVVIITLIVGFVAAAIGSAYTSAIICPFVPLVMFGIGLAALSRRMPAKTRKGAEEAAKWMAFQKYLGNIQKYRDVAGAVDQFEKYLPYAIAFGLERRWVSAFAKAPNIVVPAPRWYTYRPRPILTGSPPGSITKNVGEASPTGAGQMPNLNQMGESMIGGLNQMGDGLITALNTAGRSFSTPPAPKYTYSGGGSRGTSGGSRTFRSGGGSSRSGGFRSSGGFRGGGSSGGGRRGFR; encoded by the coding sequence ATGCGAAAAACTCTGTCTTTGTTAATTGTCTACCTCTTGCTCCTCGGCCTGGCAACTTCGGCGGACACGGCGCTGGCGCAGACCAAGTCGGTGACCTGGCAACGCTTCGACGTGGACATCGCCGTTCAACCGAACGGCGACTTACATGTGGTGGAGACGCAAGCCATTGAATTTAACGGCGGGCCGTTCACCAGCGGCTTCGCCGTCATCCCGCTCAAGAACACCGACGGCATCACCGACATCGCCGTCTCCGAGCCGGGACAGGCTTACCTCAACACCTCCAGCAACTCCGACTACACTTACGCCGTCTCCGGCGGCGGCAGTGAACTCAACGTGGACTGGTTCTTCCCGCCGACTTCTAATGTGACTCGCACGTTTGAACTGGCCTACACCGTTCACGGCGCAATCCGGCGCTATGACAGCGGCGACATTCTTCAGTACAAAGCGATCAGTGAGCAGTTTGAATTTCAAGCTCTCAGTTCCACCGTCACCGTTCACCTGCCGCCCGGCGGTGAAGTCGTCACCGATCCCGAATCGCTTGGGGCGTTGATGGCTTGGGAAACCAGCCCCGACAGCCTGACGGTAACCTACGCCAGCGCCGGAACGATTCAACCCTATGAAAGCGTTGAGATCGGCGTGGCTTTCAAGCATGGCGCAGTGAACGGCCCACAACCTTCATGGCAGGCCGAGTTTGATCGTCAGGCAACATACGAGGATACTGTCAAGCCACTGCTGAATTTGGGGCTGGTCGCCCTGGGCCTGGTTCTGCTTCTGGCGCTTCCCGGCGGGCTGTATTTGATCTGGTATTTATTCGGGCGCGATCCCAACCCCGGCCTGGTTCCAGAATACATCACCGAGCCGCCCTCGGACTTGCCGCCGGGTTTGGTGGGGACGCTGGTGGACGAGACAGCAGACATGCGCGACCTGACGGCAACCCTGATTGATTTTGCCCGGCGCGGCCTGGTGACGATGGAGGCTCAGGAAACTGCGGGCGCGTTTGGAACCTCGGCCAGTTCGTTCACACTCAAGAAGAGCGGCGAGCCAGATAAACTGCGCGGCTACGAAAAAACGCTCTACGACGCCGTCTTTGCGACGCAGAACGAGCGCGCCTTGAACCAGATGCCGGAAAGTTTCTTCGCTAAACTGCCGTTCATCAATTCATCGTTGTACGCCGAAACCGTAAAAGAGGGCCTGTTCAAGGCCAACCCGGACAGCGTGCGCGGCAACTACATTGTTGGCGGTGTAGTGGTGGTCATCATCACTTTGATAGTGGGCTTTGTGGCAGCGGCAATTGGGTCTGCGTACACCTCGGCCATCATTTGTCCCTTTGTGCCGCTGGTCATGTTTGGCATCGGGCTGGCGGCTCTCAGCCGCAGGATGCCGGCCAAGACTCGCAAGGGCGCAGAAGAGGCGGCCAAGTGGATGGCCTTTCAGAAGTATCTGGGCAACATTCAGAAGTATCGAGATGTGGCCGGCGCGGTGGATCAGTTTGAAAAGTACCTGCCCTATGCCATTGCCTTTGGCCTGGAGCGGCGATGGGTAAGCGCCTTTGCCAAAGCCCCCAACATCGTCGTTCCCGCGCCGCGCTGGTACACCTACCGGCCTCGACCGATCCTGACCGGTTCGCCGCCCGGCTCGATTACCAAAAACGTCGGCGAAGCCTCGCCAACTGGCGCGGGTCAAATGCCCAACCTAAACCAAATGGGTGAAAGCATGATCGGCGGCCTCAACCAGATGGGCGACGGGCTGATCACCGCCTTGAACACCGCCGGGCGATCCTTCTCGACGCCGCCAGCACCCAAATACACATACAGTGGCGGGGGAAGCCGGGGCACCAGCGGTGGCAGTCGAACGTTCCGGAGCGGCGGCGGCAGTTCCCGAAGTGGCGGCTTTCGCAGTAGCGGCGGTTTTCGCGGCGGCGGCTCCAGCGGCGGCGGACGGCGTGGATTTCGGTAA
- a CDS encoding DUF2330 domain-containing protein, which yields MKPKIPTLQSKMALAGLVALVAVLAAPAATLACGGFFCTTSPINQQVERIIFTQRGSEIAAYVQINYTGDDADFAWVVPVPSVPEVDVAEMDMFLELDTMTAPIYIGPPIPECALQDLALPALSVAEGAGGGVTVFSSGEVGPFGFDVIGSEDSEALINWLKDNGYRITPEMEPLVHVYVEEQMLFLAMKLRPGAGVQDIQPVVMKYKSDRPMIPLRLTAVAANPNMGVLVWLLGNTQYESDNYRKLDIPDSDIQFFPFGGSNYFGLRTQAIDNVSGQGFVTEFAGPTTGLTAVDEDLRALLSEYPYLTRVYTEISPEEMTVDPTFQYNESLPPLSNVHDLSNSPSPYECAQNTVEIAVPTAVQQAAPGVVSEVAPRGVIVVPKTLIYFGAAALVGGALLLAGLFIGRRAGKR from the coding sequence ATGAAACCCAAAATCCCGACTCTACAATCCAAAATGGCTCTGGCCGGGCTAGTCGCGCTCGTGGCAGTGCTGGCCGCACCGGCGGCCACACTCGCCTGTGGCGGCTTCTTCTGCACCACCAGCCCGATCAACCAACAAGTCGAGCGCATCATCTTCACCCAGCGCGGGAGCGAGATCGCCGCTTACGTGCAAATCAACTACACCGGCGATGACGCCGACTTTGCCTGGGTGGTGCCCGTCCCGTCGGTGCCGGAAGTGGACGTGGCCGAGATGGATATGTTTCTGGAACTGGATACGATGACGGCCCCCATTTACATCGGCCCGCCCATTCCCGAATGTGCCCTTCAAGACCTGGCACTGCCAGCCCTCTCCGTCGCCGAGGGCGCGGGCGGCGGCGTCACCGTGTTCTCCTCCGGCGAAGTCGGGCCGTTCGGCTTCGACGTGATCGGCTCGGAAGATTCAGAGGCCCTCATCAACTGGCTCAAGGACAACGGCTATCGCATCACGCCTGAAATGGAGCCGTTGGTTCACGTTTACGTGGAAGAGCAAATGCTCTTTCTGGCCATGAAGCTCCGGCCCGGCGCGGGCGTGCAGGACATTCAGCCGGTGGTCATGAAATACAAATCCGACCGGCCCATGATCCCGCTCCGGCTCACCGCTGTGGCCGCCAACCCGAACATGGGCGTGCTGGTGTGGTTGCTGGGCAACACCCAGTACGAGTCCGACAACTACCGGAAGCTCGACATCCCCGACTCGGATATTCAGTTTTTCCCGTTCGGCGGAAGCAACTACTTTGGCTTGCGGACACAGGCGATTGACAACGTGAGCGGCCAGGGTTTCGTCACCGAGTTCGCCGGGCCGACGACGGGCCTGACCGCAGTGGACGAAGACTTGCGGGCGCTGTTGAGCGAATATCCTTACCTGACTCGCGTGTACACCGAAATCTCGCCCGAAGAGATGACGGTTGACCCGACGTTCCAGTACAACGAGAGCCTGCCGCCCCTCTCCAATGTTCACGACCTTTCCAACTCGCCGTCGCCTTACGAGTGCGCCCAGAACACGGTGGAAATCGCCGTGCCGACGGCGGTGCAACAGGCCGCGCCGGGCGTGGTGTCAGAAGTTGCGCCGCGTGGTGTGATCGTTGTTCCTAAAACGTTGATCTACTTCGGGGCCGCCGCGCTGGTGGGTGGCGCGCTTTTGCTGGCCGGGCTTTTCATTGGCCGGCGAGCGGGGAAGCGGTAA
- a CDS encoding sodium-translocating pyrophosphatase, producing the protein MSDLNSFEQIAIYTVLGVAILGLGYAVFLRSQILREDKGTAKMQEVWGWIKEGANAYLGKQLRAILPLIGVLTVALFFSVYIVPPTTEALEHFAGSTPDQVKLYIGLWRAFAFIMGAGFSLTVGQIGMRMAVEANVRVAAEARKSFSGALRIAYRAGTITGMLTDGLGLFGGTVIFIFLGKAAPDALLGFGFGGTLLALFMRVGGGIYTKAADVGADLVGKVESNLEEDDPRNAAVIADLVGDNVGDCAGMAADIFESYEVTIVSALILGLALTALTGRNEWIVYPLIVRGIGVLSSIIGTYLVKTPEMEQGGDAMKAIFNGFLSSAAISVVLFGIAGFFYLQDVPGGWWRPVLAVAVGVGLAILIDRVTEWFTGTHGAPVKDIVNSMNGGPATTILSGLVQGYESAVWSVIVIAATIFSSILIFSGVDPANQNAYILYGVAMTGIGMLTLTGNNVAMDSFGPISDNANGIGEMAGLDDKARKIMSQLDAVGNTTKAITKGVAIGSAVIAAVSLFGSFITDVSKVDPTALANGIRVSVPQVFIGMLLGGALPWMFSSLAINAVNRAARLIVNEVRRQFKAGVLEGKIPPDYKQAVAISTNAAQNELISLALLGVIPPILVGLFLKVEALGGFLAGIIVSGQLLAVFMSNAGGAWDNAKKVVEDEPKNPAQNTGKNSERHKAAVVGDTVGDPLKDTAGPALNPMIKVVNLVSVIIAPIVVTFTTINVWTVVVGVVLMAALTWAVMNSKRESVV; encoded by the coding sequence ATGTCGGATCTCAATTCATTTGAACAGATTGCCATTTACACTGTGCTGGGGGTGGCAATCCTGGGCCTGGGCTATGCCGTTTTCCTGCGCTCGCAAATTTTGCGCGAGGACAAAGGCACGGCCAAGATGCAGGAAGTCTGGGGCTGGATCAAGGAAGGGGCCAACGCTTACCTGGGTAAGCAACTACGCGCCATCCTGCCTCTCATCGGCGTGTTGACGGTGGCCCTATTCTTTTCGGTTTACATCGTCCCGCCCACCACTGAAGCCCTCGAACACTTCGCCGGGTCTACGCCGGATCAGGTGAAGCTCTACATCGGCCTGTGGCGGGCCTTCGCCTTCATCATGGGCGCCGGCTTCTCGCTCACCGTCGGCCAGATCGGCATGAGAATGGCCGTGGAAGCCAACGTGCGGGTGGCGGCTGAGGCGCGCAAGTCGTTCTCCGGCGCGCTTCGCATCGCCTACCGCGCCGGAACCATCACCGGCATGTTGACGGACGGACTCGGCCTCTTCGGCGGCACCGTCATCTTCATCTTCCTTGGCAAGGCCGCGCCCGACGCCCTGCTCGGCTTCGGCTTTGGCGGCACGCTGTTGGCGCTCTTCATGCGCGTCGGCGGCGGCATCTACACCAAAGCCGCCGACGTGGGCGCTGACCTCGTCGGCAAAGTCGAATCGAATCTCGAAGAAGACGACCCGCGCAACGCCGCCGTCATTGCCGACCTCGTCGGCGACAACGTGGGCGACTGCGCCGGGATGGCCGCCGACATCTTCGAGTCGTATGAAGTGACCATTGTCTCCGCTTTGATCCTCGGCCTGGCCCTCACTGCCCTCACCGGGCGTAACGAGTGGATCGTCTATCCGCTCATCGTGCGCGGCATCGGCGTGCTCTCGTCCATCATCGGCACCTATCTGGTGAAGACGCCAGAGATGGAACAGGGCGGCGATGCGATGAAAGCCATCTTCAACGGCTTCCTGTCATCGGCGGCGATCTCGGTGGTGCTGTTTGGCATTGCCGGGTTCTTCTATCTGCAAGATGTTCCGGGTGGCTGGTGGCGGCCTGTGCTGGCCGTGGCCGTTGGCGTCGGGCTGGCGATCCTCATTGACCGCGTCACCGAGTGGTTCACCGGCACCCACGGCGCGCCGGTCAAAGACATTGTCAATTCGATGAACGGCGGCCCGGCCACTACCATCCTCTCCGGGCTGGTGCAGGGCTACGAAAGCGCGGTCTGGTCGGTCATCGTCATCGCCGCCACCATCTTCTCTTCCATTCTTATCTTCTCCGGCGTTGACCCGGCGAATCAAAACGCTTACATCTTATACGGCGTGGCTATGACCGGCATCGGCATGTTGACCCTCACCGGCAACAACGTGGCTATGGACTCCTTCGGCCCGATCTCCGACAACGCCAACGGCATCGGCGAAATGGCCGGGCTGGACGACAAGGCCCGCAAAATCATGAGCCAGCTCGACGCGGTAGGCAACACGACGAAAGCGATCACCAAAGGCGTTGCCATCGGTTCAGCCGTCATCGCCGCCGTGTCGCTTTTCGGCTCGTTCATCACCGACGTTTCCAAAGTGGACCCGACGGCGTTGGCCAACGGCATTCGCGTCTCGGTGCCGCAAGTTTTCATCGGCATGTTGCTGGGCGGGGCCTTGCCGTGGATGTTCTCGTCGCTGGCGATCAACGCCGTCAATCGGGCCGCGCGATTGATTGTGAACGAAGTGCGCCGCCAGTTCAAAGCGGGCGTGCTGGAAGGCAAGATTCCGCCGGACTACAAGCAGGCGGTTGCCATTTCCACCAACGCCGCCCAGAACGAGTTGATCTCGCTGGCCCTGCTGGGCGTCATCCCGCCCATCCTGGTCGGCCTGTTCCTCAAGGTTGAGGCGCTCGGCGGCTTTTTGGCGGGCATCATCGTCTCCGGCCAACTGCTGGCGGTGTTCATGTCCAACGCCGGCGGCGCGTGGGACAACGCCAAGAAGGTCGTCGAAGACGAGCCGAAGAACCCGGCGCAGAACACGGGCAAGAACTCCGAGCGGCACAAGGCCGCCGTCGTCGGCGACACCGTAGGCGACCCGCTCAAAGACACCGCCGGTCCGGCGTTGAATCCGATGATCAAAGTCGTCAACCTGGTCTCGGTCATCATCGCCCCCATCGTCGTCACCTTCACCACCATCAACGTGTGGACGGTCGTCGTCGGCGTGGTTCTGATGGCCGCGTTGACGTGGGCGGTCATGAATTCGAAACGCGAATCCGTCGTGTAA
- a CDS encoding NUDIX domain-containing protein — translation MSASDQGVHPERYQLIPRVLCFIIHERDVLLLKGAPDKRIWPNKSNGVGGHVERGEDFYAAAKREIAEETGLTARDLCFRGAINIDAGEATGIGMFVFTAVSDSRETVSGGEGTLEWVPFDQIGQRDLVEDLPTLLPKVLALKDGDPPFFGRYWYDEAGRLRIEFSQVDSSDADERR, via the coding sequence GTGTCTGCTTCCGATCAAGGCGTTCACCCTGAACGCTATCAACTCATCCCGCGCGTGCTGTGCTTCATCATCCACGAGCGCGACGTGCTTTTGCTCAAAGGCGCGCCGGATAAGCGCATCTGGCCCAACAAATCCAACGGGGTGGGCGGCCACGTGGAGCGCGGCGAAGATTTTTACGCCGCCGCTAAACGCGAGATTGCCGAAGAGACCGGGCTGACCGCGCGCGATTTATGCTTTCGCGGGGCGATCAACATTGACGCCGGCGAAGCGACGGGAATCGGGATGTTCGTCTTCACCGCCGTCTCGGACTCGCGGGAGACCGTCTCTGGCGGGGAAGGGACTTTGGAGTGGGTTCCCTTCGATCAGATCGGCCAGCGCGACCTGGTGGAAGACCTGCCGACGCTCCTGCCCAAAGTGCTGGCGCTGAAGGACGGCGACCCGCCATTTTTTGGGCGTTACTGGTACGATGAGGCCGGGCGGCTGAGGATTGAGTTTAGCCAAGTTGATTCTTCGGACGCAGATGAACGCAGATGA